One window of Ictalurus punctatus breed USDA103 chromosome 22, Coco_2.0, whole genome shotgun sequence genomic DNA carries:
- the ciz1b gene encoding cdkn1a interacting zinc finger protein 1b isoform X1: MVLVPVPNLCLQICAPRGKKKEKMIREKEKQLQRFPAESRASIPSLLSLSRSPPFLLSDVHLRPGTRMPSRGPPGGHSFPSAQTVRPAVSQGLLGPYPLLQHTVPMPRRPEMPPCHGKQLHPPYLSSGGGRSLLGAPPVGVPPRTPRMAFIPEHHHESRGTFMNKNDSMHNLQRKRQNGHVAAEKSNGQMSKCRIDVKTSKEGKKLEASAESQAASSEQTEPTGKKQKIHGTNELVEECEGGDAEQKPADSSTVHEQEGYMHGYAEEECPSAEADKEVEQSRTAEVLGVGTSLKVTIQRSSESRAFSTGSEEAAAAAGLGMDKDMNMTANKYCCYICNVTSPDQHDFQTHMISLEHQQKMMEIQHLSNTCLATLLPKMHQSLQGKCRGLQRWCAICQCHFTGDLIEHRRTKKHKMAKVSSRPFCTVCERHFRTPRKFVEHMKSPEHKQQVEELKEEGGPEVMEELITLDAIGCFEDEDDYEEDESEEKNEHMVSEQVNPAEINDKVYDADTQYGTSFVVPVAGFLCKLCHKFYHFESRARETHCKSLTHYQNLQKYKALLNLPQKDDEKTTSYLGKVQNVENSTVEMKDRHEEEENSENHYTASCCPHEEATLKIPPQKSNLKTTA; the protein is encoded by the exons ATGGTCCTAGTTCCTGTGCCAAATCTGTGTCTCCAGATTTGTGCACCCCggggaaagaagaaagaaaagatgatCCGTGAAAAGGAAAAGCAGCTCCAGCGTTTTCCAGCGGAGTCTCGCGCCTCCATCCCGTCTCTGCTGTCTCTGTCTAGATCTCCACCTTTCCTCCTGTCAGATGTTCACCTGCGCCCAGGAACACG AATGCCAAGCAGAGGACCTCCCGGAGGACATTCGTTTCCATCTGCACAGACTGTTAGACCTGCCGTCTCACAAGGCCTCCTCGGTCCCTACCCACTGCTGCAGCACACAGTGCCCATGCCCCGACGACCAG AGATGCCACCGTGTCATGGGAAGCAGCTACACCCACCTTATTTGTCTTCAGGAGGCGGCCGGTCTCTTCTCGGCGCCCCTCCCGTCGGTGTTCCACCGAGGACCCCACGTATGGCTTTTATACCTGAACATCACCATGAGTCACGTGGAACTTTCATGAATAAG AACGACTCTATGCACAATCTTCAGAGAAAGAGGCAAAACGGCCATGTTGCAGCAGAGAAAAGTAATGGGCAGATGAGCAAATGTAGAATAGATGTAAAAACGTCAAAAGAGG GAAAGAAACTGGAAGCATCTGCTGAAAGTCAGGCCGCATCCTCTGAGCAAACAGAGCCTACTGGGAAAAAGCAGAAGATTCATGG CACTAATGAATTGGTTGAAGAGTGTGAAGGTGGAGATGCAGAGCAAAAACCAGCAGATTCGTCCACTGTCCATGAGCAGGAAG GCTACATGCACGGTTATGCAGAGGAGGAATGCCCATCTGCTGAAGCTGACAAGGAAGTGGAGCAGAGCAGGACAGCAGAG GTGCTGGGTGTAGGCACATCTCTTAAGGTAACCATTCAGCGCAGCAGCGAGAGTCGAGCCTTCAGCACCGGGTCAGAGGAGGCAGCAGCTGCTGCAGGCCTGGGCATGGACAAAGACATGAACATGACAGCGAACAAATACTGCTGCTATATCTGCAATGTCACTTCTCCTGACCAACAT GACTTTCAGACTCACATGATCAGCTTGGAACACCAGCAGAAGATGATGGAGATTCAGCACCTGAGTAACACCTGCCTGGCAACACTGCTACCCAAAATGCACCAATCACTACAGGGCAAATGCAG AGGACTGCAGCGCTGGTGTGCAATCTGCCAGTGTCACTTTACTGGTGATCTTATCGAACACAGAAGAACCAAGAAGCACAAG ATGGCAAAGGTCTCTTCCAGACCATTCTGCACAGTGTGTGAACGACACTTCAGAACTCCTCGCAAGTTTGTGGAGCACATGAAGTCCCCAGAGCACAAACAACAGGTTGAGGAG CtaaaagaagaaggaggacCTGAAGTCATGGAGGAACTCATAACATTAGACGCCATAGGTTGctttgaagatgaagatgacTATGAGGAAGATGAAagtgaagaaaagaatgaaCACATGGTGTCTGAACAG GTCAATCCAGCAGAGATTAATGATAAAGTGTATGATGCAGACACACAATATG GCACCAGTTTTGTAGTCCCGGTAGCAGGCTTCCTCTGTAAACTCTGCCATAAGTTCTACCACTTTGAGTCCCGAGCTCGAGAGACACACTGCAAGTCTCTCACTCACTACCAGAACTTACAG AAGTACAAGGCTCTGCTGAACCTACCTCAGAAGGATGATGAGAAAACAACCAGTTACTTGGGTAAGGTTCAGAATGTTGAGAACAGCACTGTGGAGATGAAGGACAGACATGAAGAAGAGGAGAACTCTGAAAACCATTACACAGCCAGCTGCTGCCCTCACGAAGAAGCAACACTCAAAATCCCCCCACAAAAGTCCAACCTCAAAACCACTGCCTGA
- the ciz1b gene encoding cdkn1a interacting zinc finger protein 1b isoform X2: protein MIREKEKQLQRFPAESRASIPSLLSLSRSPPFLLSDVHLRPGTRMPSRGPPGGHSFPSAQTVRPAVSQGLLGPYPLLQHTVPMPRRPEMPPCHGKQLHPPYLSSGGGRSLLGAPPVGVPPRTPRMAFIPEHHHESRGTFMNKNDSMHNLQRKRQNGHVAAEKSNGQMSKCRIDVKTSKEGKKLEASAESQAASSEQTEPTGKKQKIHGTNELVEECEGGDAEQKPADSSTVHEQEGYMHGYAEEECPSAEADKEVEQSRTAEVLGVGTSLKVTIQRSSESRAFSTGSEEAAAAAGLGMDKDMNMTANKYCCYICNVTSPDQHDFQTHMISLEHQQKMMEIQHLSNTCLATLLPKMHQSLQGKCRGLQRWCAICQCHFTGDLIEHRRTKKHKMAKVSSRPFCTVCERHFRTPRKFVEHMKSPEHKQQVEELKEEGGPEVMEELITLDAIGCFEDEDDYEEDESEEKNEHMVSEQVNPAEINDKVYDADTQYGTSFVVPVAGFLCKLCHKFYHFESRARETHCKSLTHYQNLQKYKALLNLPQKDDEKTTSYLGKVQNVENSTVEMKDRHEEEENSENHYTASCCPHEEATLKIPPQKSNLKTTA, encoded by the exons atgatCCGTGAAAAGGAAAAGCAGCTCCAGCGTTTTCCAGCGGAGTCTCGCGCCTCCATCCCGTCTCTGCTGTCTCTGTCTAGATCTCCACCTTTCCTCCTGTCAGATGTTCACCTGCGCCCAGGAACACG AATGCCAAGCAGAGGACCTCCCGGAGGACATTCGTTTCCATCTGCACAGACTGTTAGACCTGCCGTCTCACAAGGCCTCCTCGGTCCCTACCCACTGCTGCAGCACACAGTGCCCATGCCCCGACGACCAG AGATGCCACCGTGTCATGGGAAGCAGCTACACCCACCTTATTTGTCTTCAGGAGGCGGCCGGTCTCTTCTCGGCGCCCCTCCCGTCGGTGTTCCACCGAGGACCCCACGTATGGCTTTTATACCTGAACATCACCATGAGTCACGTGGAACTTTCATGAATAAG AACGACTCTATGCACAATCTTCAGAGAAAGAGGCAAAACGGCCATGTTGCAGCAGAGAAAAGTAATGGGCAGATGAGCAAATGTAGAATAGATGTAAAAACGTCAAAAGAGG GAAAGAAACTGGAAGCATCTGCTGAAAGTCAGGCCGCATCCTCTGAGCAAACAGAGCCTACTGGGAAAAAGCAGAAGATTCATGG CACTAATGAATTGGTTGAAGAGTGTGAAGGTGGAGATGCAGAGCAAAAACCAGCAGATTCGTCCACTGTCCATGAGCAGGAAG GCTACATGCACGGTTATGCAGAGGAGGAATGCCCATCTGCTGAAGCTGACAAGGAAGTGGAGCAGAGCAGGACAGCAGAG GTGCTGGGTGTAGGCACATCTCTTAAGGTAACCATTCAGCGCAGCAGCGAGAGTCGAGCCTTCAGCACCGGGTCAGAGGAGGCAGCAGCTGCTGCAGGCCTGGGCATGGACAAAGACATGAACATGACAGCGAACAAATACTGCTGCTATATCTGCAATGTCACTTCTCCTGACCAACAT GACTTTCAGACTCACATGATCAGCTTGGAACACCAGCAGAAGATGATGGAGATTCAGCACCTGAGTAACACCTGCCTGGCAACACTGCTACCCAAAATGCACCAATCACTACAGGGCAAATGCAG AGGACTGCAGCGCTGGTGTGCAATCTGCCAGTGTCACTTTACTGGTGATCTTATCGAACACAGAAGAACCAAGAAGCACAAG ATGGCAAAGGTCTCTTCCAGACCATTCTGCACAGTGTGTGAACGACACTTCAGAACTCCTCGCAAGTTTGTGGAGCACATGAAGTCCCCAGAGCACAAACAACAGGTTGAGGAG CtaaaagaagaaggaggacCTGAAGTCATGGAGGAACTCATAACATTAGACGCCATAGGTTGctttgaagatgaagatgacTATGAGGAAGATGAAagtgaagaaaagaatgaaCACATGGTGTCTGAACAG GTCAATCCAGCAGAGATTAATGATAAAGTGTATGATGCAGACACACAATATG GCACCAGTTTTGTAGTCCCGGTAGCAGGCTTCCTCTGTAAACTCTGCCATAAGTTCTACCACTTTGAGTCCCGAGCTCGAGAGACACACTGCAAGTCTCTCACTCACTACCAGAACTTACAG AAGTACAAGGCTCTGCTGAACCTACCTCAGAAGGATGATGAGAAAACAACCAGTTACTTGGGTAAGGTTCAGAATGTTGAGAACAGCACTGTGGAGATGAAGGACAGACATGAAGAAGAGGAGAACTCTGAAAACCATTACACAGCCAGCTGCTGCCCTCACGAAGAAGCAACACTCAAAATCCCCCCACAAAAGTCCAACCTCAAAACCACTGCCTGA